The region CGGGACCCAGTAGCCGGGCGCCCTGATAGGGATACGCCAGCCTGAACTGAATCGGGTCGGTTCCTGATTTTGGCCTGGCTTCGAGTGTCAGGAAGGACGGGGGAGCATCGCCCAATGGTTCAAGCGCGATTGTTGTGCCTTGGTCGCCAACCTCGACCTGGCTTTTAATTGCGCCGTCGATAACCCGCAAGTCTAGCGGGCGCGCATTCTTCACCACCAAACGCGCGGGTTTGCTGGTCGACGCCGGAAGCGCGTGTATCGCGAAGCCTGCGGGAACTACGCCGAAGCGTCGCTGGAGCACAATCTCTCCGAGTGAATTTTTCGCGAGATAACGGACACTTCCAAAGTGTTCGCCGCCATTTGTCCGTGTGACCGGTCGACGATTCGCAAACTCCTGGACATGCGCGCTGGATTCCTCTGCATCAATGGACGCGTCCAGCCTCGGCCAGCCCAGATACACCACCTGTGGTACCGACTCATAATGGGCCACGTTGCCTTTCAGGGCCAGCTGGCCCTTTTGCTCCCGGCTGCTCTTGAGGGTTATCGTGTACCGGTCGCCAGAGTCTGACGTGAGTCGCAGGTCGTCGGTTGCTTCAAGCCAGAGCGTATTGTCCGTGCCTTCCCGGACGCCGACCGCGCCATCGCACGAGTAGCTAAACCGTGCCGGAATGTGTACGCGAACCCGACCGCTCGTGGTCGAACACGAGGCGCTGGCGATAAACCACCACTCATCGTCCCTGCATTCGAAGACAAGCGGAAGTTCTTGCTCGTCGAGCGCGCCCTGCTCAAAGCGGATGGTATACGCTAGCCTGCCGTTTGCGAGCAGGCGCAGAGTGAGCTCGTCACGCAGCTGCGACCTGTCGAGTGATAGCTGGGTCCGAAGGAAGCGTACTGACAGTGCGGATTGGTCATCACTCTGCTGGCCATATGCTGTGCCGGCTCTCGCGAGGAACCGGTCACCCTCAAAAAAAGCCAGTTCGAAGCGCGTCGTATCGGCGACAAGCGGGTCGACGGGAAGCTGTGCCTCGCGGGGAATCGTCACTTCCGAGCGAATGTGCCAGCCTTGCGGCTGCTCAACCAGGCGATGGGCACATGAGAAAGTGCCAACCTCTGCGCGTTCAGCCTCGCGTTCAGCACGGCGGCGGCTCGCGTCGCGGAGCCACTCACTAATCAGGCGGCGCGCGTTGCCCTCATCTAGGGGCAGCGGAAAATCTCGCCACCAGCGGGGATTTGCCTCATCCAGATATTGCGCCGGGTCCGCTTTTCCCCGCAGCTCATATCGCGTGGCCAGAGACATCAGCTGCTCGACGATGCCGGCGAGCAGTTGGCGCGTTTCGAGCGTCCGGAAGGTCTGTGGAAGTTCCTGCTCAAAGTCAGCCAGCAAATCGGCGGTCGTGCGGCGGCCACCTTCTGTCCGGTAAAAATACTTGAGACCCTTCCGAACTACCCTTCCGAAGCCATGCGATTCGCCTTGCACCAGGGGCCATGGGAGGCCACCCTCGATAAACACGGAACCAAGCAGGTTATCCCGGCCATCCTGGTATTGTCGAATCGGGCGCTTCCAGTATTGACTGAGCCCTTGCCGCACCAGTTCGCCGTGCTGCTGAGGCGTGAACCTGCAGTCAAGACGGCTTTCGAAGCGTGCCCACGCCCATCCGCCGTCCTTTGCGTCATACTCGCGCCGGAAATTTTCAGCCACAAACAGGCAAAAGGCCGCCGCCCACGAAAGACCATAGGTCGGGTGTACGGCATGTGTGCGGTGCTTGCGAAGGACCTGCTCGAGTTCCAGATATTCACCGGGCGTGACCTGGTACCTGTACAACGGCCAACCGGGTGGTTCCCTGATAATGTCCCGAATGAACAGAAACTCTGTTATCCACGCCCGGACGGGCGACACCGGCTTTGGTACCTGCGACATGCCCTCTTCCCCTCATGCTCTTATTGTCCTTCCACCACATGTGCAGATGCGGTCTTCGATTAAAGCTGCGGGCAATGCTTTACACGTTCCACTGCTCGCAGCGGAATCGCCACGCCAACACTAATCTTGCGACAGCCCGTCGCGCTGATTAATGCAGCATCGGCACTTTCCCGGGATTCTTTAGCTATTATTGTACGACGTGATTTGCCCGTGGCATGCGGGAGTCTCGGACTTTCCGGGCGATTCGGAGTGGAATATTGCTCACTCTGCAAGGGCCTTCTGCCTCAACGTACATGATGACTTTATCCACGACGAGGGCAGACACGGCTATCTCTGTTACTGCGGGTCTGTTGGAGCAGTCCACTTCATGATTTGCCGGCTGGTTCTGCCGTTCACCGTGGCGCCCCATCCATTCCGCATCAACCGCGCCGTCTCCGGAAGAATCGTGACGTGTCTTCAATCCGCAATTCAGGGCAACTTTGACGGACCGAGCGGTTTTGCCTGACTCTACTTCCGACATGTCGTAATCTCCGCAATAGCCGGGACACTATGAGCGATGGCGGGTACTTGCTTCCGAGGCAGCCCAGTCGCAAGCATCGCCCTCCTGAGAATTCGAATAACATTCCGGTAAAAGGAAAGCAAAACATGAGTACAAAAACCATCGAGAATTTTTTCACCGGCAAGACGCTGGTCATACCCAGTTATCAGCGTGACTATGCGTGGCGCGAACGCAACGTCGACGATTTGTTCGACGATGTGGAGGAAGCGCTGGAGGTCGGTGGGAGCCACTACCTCGGCACCTTCATCCTGTCCCAGTCGGACAGGAGTGCCCCGGTGCACGTCGTGGACGGGCAGCAGCGGCTCACGACGCTGACCATGCTCCTTGATGTGCTAATTGAGGCGGTCGACGACAATCACATCAAGCAGCACTATCGCAATACTTTTATTGAACATCCCGTCACCGGCGCAAAATTTCGGGTACTGGGCGATAACGAAGCATTCTTTCGCGACCTGCTCGCCGGGAAGAATCCCGCGCCGGTGTCCGACGGCCAGGAGCGCTTGCAGAACGCGCATCGATGGATACGTCAGCGTGTCAATGCGCTTGAGGGAAGGGGCGGACAGGCGTTGGTCAAGCAGTGGCTGCTTTGTATTAGCAGCATGGAAGTACTGGAATTCATCGAAGCCAACGAAGGCAAGGCGATTCGAATGTTCCAGTCAGTCAATGACCGCGGTGTGCCATTGGCCAAGATGGACATCGTGAAAAGTCTCTTGGTCTACTACTCGAACCGTTATCTTCAGGGCGAACTGGACGAGCTGATTTCGGCGCAATTCGGCCAGGCGTTCCGTAGTTTCAGCCGTATCAAGAGGTTAGCGGGCGAACCCGGCTACAAGGTCCGGCAAATCGACCGCGATGCGTTCCGCGAGGATGACGTACTGCGATATCACTACCTGGCATTTGACGGCGCTCCGTTCGGGCTTACCGCAGGAGGGGATTACTCGGCTACCTCGGAAACTGTACTTGAGGCTTTTCTGAAACCCGCGCTGAAGAGATTGCGGGGCAACATTGACAAGCTACGTGA is a window of Paraburkholderia sp. IMGN_8 DNA encoding:
- a CDS encoding STY4851/ECs_5259 family protein; translation: MSQVPKPVSPVRAWITEFLFIRDIIREPPGWPLYRYQVTPGEYLELEQVLRKHRTHAVHPTYGLSWAAAFCLFVAENFRREYDAKDGGWAWARFESRLDCRFTPQQHGELVRQGLSQYWKRPIRQYQDGRDNLLGSVFIEGGLPWPLVQGESHGFGRVVRKGLKYFYRTEGGRRTTADLLADFEQELPQTFRTLETRQLLAGIVEQLMSLATRYELRGKADPAQYLDEANPRWWRDFPLPLDEGNARRLISEWLRDASRRRAEREAERAEVGTFSCAHRLVEQPQGWHIRSEVTIPREAQLPVDPLVADTTRFELAFFEGDRFLARAGTAYGQQSDDQSALSVRFLRTQLSLDRSQLRDELTLRLLANGRLAYTIRFEQGALDEQELPLVFECRDDEWWFIASASCSTTSGRVRVHIPARFSYSCDGAVGVREGTDNTLWLEATDDLRLTSDSGDRYTITLKSSREQKGQLALKGNVAHYESVPQVVYLGWPRLDASIDAEESSAHVQEFANRRPVTRTNGGEHFGSVRYLAKNSLGEIVLQRRFGVVPAGFAIHALPASTSKPARLVVKNARPLDLRVIDGAIKSQVEVGDQGTTIALEPLGDAPPSFLTLEARPKSGTDPIQFRLAYPYQGARLLGPDGATTSRRDFTLAELLGLRVALSTSASNGTEFCLRIELASREGRCARHYSVRAGNTPVLLSLFSYQADMLQMLGAVNDQDAYLRVTVETNQPLVRFEVRRYNGAVRWEDKETFGLTNPSGGTLQTEVAVEAMLLTDPKQACVEIPEMTSEGAGTGRFRTPPPMRRDGPWLIYPATDSSTQFRPVLYVPEQSASTGVPAEIRSLHTAARVFHPVSQPDVIKRQIADMATDLDHSGWQYLADLRQHYRHLPLSVFEAWLALSRNPSALAIAVFRLEFDEAFCERIRDELAVIWECIPLPGWATAYVQFREWLMRQGVPEVLLDSVLKNRRAMLPAVVSGFKEVGNYLETADPTSLPKLPIEAILPDWYQQLRRTHEGNNHWPTDLGFPLKEWIRRQPLPKQITNLSMVEFTDAVTFLPIFMAYVTAGIAHIEELKESRSYVKFAIKMVSDFDRSSWYTPVHGMMVSYLLASARA
- a CDS encoding DUF262 domain-containing protein; the encoded protein is MSTKTIENFFTGKTLVIPSYQRDYAWRERNVDDLFDDVEEALEVGGSHYLGTFILSQSDRSAPVHVVDGQQRLTTLTMLLDVLIEAVDDNHIKQHYRNTFIEHPVTGAKFRVLGDNEAFFRDLLAGKNPAPVSDGQERLQNAHRWIRQRVNALEGRGGQALVKQWLLCISSMEVLEFIEANEGKAIRMFQSVNDRGVPLAKMDIVKSLLVYYSNRYLQGELDELISAQFGQAFRSFSRIKRLAGEPGYKVRQIDRDAFREDDVLRYHYLAFDGAPFGLTAGGDYSATSETVLEAFLKPALKRLRGNIDKLREFIHAYTIDLTEFFASLEQVIQATRTDKQSYLLWVVQDLSATLYPLVVRLYLKRWLDKRGTTDQRRLIDIIELTDLRVFKLRGTNPQADIFRITRELHQHSVEWVIGALQDFCRWGMPDAMMASRLIDEDMFRNPALPRMLLQEEAVARAAMDEPDVCLTDLATLNQNGLTVEHILPQEPDNSFSIGSYGFASDEDYLLHKHKLGNLVLLEGSINSACKDRTVETKMTAPNLYMASSLCAPKAVAASCASDRRFDRSQLVERSVHLSRTMVECWPIRKPYAPRALDEMTNPADADVE